Genomic DNA from Oncorhynchus clarkii lewisi isolate Uvic-CL-2024 chromosome 28, UVic_Ocla_1.0, whole genome shotgun sequence:
ttgttacacgtggtctgccactgcgagggcaATCAGCTGTCCGatttgtctccctgtagctccgtcttaggcgtctcacaccacggacattgcaatttattgccctggccacatctgcagtcctcatgcctccttgcagcacgcctaaggcatgttcaaacagatgagtagggaccctgggcatctttcttttggtgtttttcagagtcagtagaaaggcctctttagtgtcttaagttttcataactgtgaccataattgcctaccgtctgtaagctgttcttgtcttaatgaccgttccacaggtgcatgttcattaattgtttatggttcattgaacaagcatgggaaactgtgtttatttggatttttacaaattatctttgaaaaacagtcctgaaaaagagacgtttctttttttgctgagtttatatctctCCACGTGCTAGATGTACTGACCTTAGGCATGGTCAATTTATATTTTGCATTGCTGCACATGTGACACTGCACTTGTATAATCCGTCTATGTGTTTTCACAGCTTGGTACAATGGTTAAAACACAGCAGAAAAGAATACTGCGAGTTATGCAAACACAGATTTGCTTTTACACCAAGTAAGTCATTCaatttctttctctgtctgtctatgtgcctTCTGTTTTAACATACTATTCAATTCAGCATTTACTTCTCGTTAGAGTGATGCTGCGAGCTTGTCTGAAGACTCTCACTGAGTTATTCCGCTGCTCTATCAATTGTTACATACTTCAGAATTAGAGAACTACCGATGCAGATTTCTTTTTGGGGCCGATTCCAATTTTTGGGGGTCAAGAAGGCGGATGGCCGATATTCAAAATCATTAGATTAGAGAATGTTGATGACAAAATGTCCCGGAGACAGTCATGAATGCATTCATGTATCAATTTTTAAATTGAACAATACATTTTACTTTGTTTTTACCAAAAGTATctacataacaacataatggtAATACTtgtatttgaatggtaaatctcttGATAAACTGGATAAATTTAAGATGTCATGGTCCCTctcacaatacaggtgaatgcatatGCATTAGGAGTGTGTGCATGTATTGAGCTGGTTTTGGCTGATCAGTGGTCTGTCATCTGTAGCACCATAATCTGTTTGCCTTCCATTTGGGACCTATATTAGCCTACTGATCAGCAACATTTCCTCCAGCATGTCAAGCCTGTATGGAAGGACATAATATTGGCACTGCTGTTAGTTTGAGAATATAAAATAACATATTTTAAGTGGAAATGGATCCAACGTAACATCATGATTTGTGATCACGGATGCTTATGAAACtagcattattatttttttcagtgAAAgggaaaacatatatttttttcagcTGTCAGGATGAAATTAAAAACAACTCAATTGGCTAGTTCAGCTATCTTAACAAGAAATGGGCGGGTTGTAACTTGATCCTACTGCTACGATTGGATAGAGCGAGGGTGTAGCTCCGCTCCCTTtcaaatctcctctctctccatccctcatatCACTTGGTTCTGTTTTCTGCTACTATGAGAACTAACTCAATGGCTAGTTGCACATTTAAGGCTTGTTAGAAAATGTCATATCAAACAAGGAAAGCAAGGGTAGGAAAAAAATGTGAAAAGTCAAGGCACGTTCTTTTTGACTCAAATTGGCCTATAGTTTCAAAAGGTCCATAAACATGCAGAAAGATTCTTAAGTAGCTAACCCTATTGCCAATCTTTTATTTAGGTATTTTAAAACACTTCATTCTATCCCTTTTATGACAATCATCTAATCCGACTATCAACTGTCAATTTATGGATACGATTGCGGCTGGTCAGATCAGGACACCAGtaaatagctaatgttagctaactatgTTGGCTATTACCGCCTATCTGATATCTTAGCATCATGTTTATCTAGCTAACACCACAGATAAAAGGGTTAGTTATCGTAATCTTTGCTAACATGTCGCATAGCTATCTGCTTAGCTAGCTTGCTTATTGCATGCATGGCCAGGCACGTTGACACAATCCCTTATTATTAGTAAATTCACTAAACTAATATTTGCAACAGGAGTTCGATTTTGGTCACTGTCAATTTATCAATTTCTCAATACTGCACCTTTCTGTTGGAGAATGAGCTAGCTTTCTGCTGGTTATTTTTTTCAGATAGATTTTCCTCAGCATTGTGCCGTGCTCATGGCTCAGGCGGTGTGGTTGCCAGCATAGCAGCAGTTTATATCGGTCCGATATATCGGCTCGGATGATTATCGGTCGTTCTCTAGTTTGAATCTGCTATCGTTGAAGTCGTTTGTGGTGATGAGGggcgttgtacaaaacaaagttgTCAGCAATTGGATcgtctaaccaatcagagtatcaaagacAATAAAGAATTTCCAAAACTTTTCCCATGTGTGTTCTGGCTTTGGGAGGGAGTCAAATCCAGACTCATTGTGGCGAAGAAACAAATGTTTGCAGGCGTGTCGTTGTGGCGGAAACAatgagtctgggtagccaggcaagctGTGAGCTGCCCTGGGTCGTTATCATACAGTAAAGGTCTAGGGGACAGACACACAGCCCTGTTTAAACTAATCCATTTCTCTGGAAGTGTGGCTCAAGCTAATGTGCATGCAGCAGCCTGCTCTTACTGGAGTCTGTCTGCCATCTTCATTCACATAGTGAGTGATTTAGCAAGAGATTAGCATACTTCTTGTGCTTTGAGATTATTAATATCTtgttttttgaaatattttttgCGTGGTTTTCTCAGATGATTAGATTGTTTATCCTTGTCCTTTAGACAGTCTGTCATGATACCAATACAAAATGGTACGTTTTCTGACCAGGCAACAGCTGACAAATCTCAGGATAACCTCTAATCTGATCCAATGCAAGCTTTTGTTAGTTCAGAATGGACCAGTAAAGGAGTGTTGGCATTTGAGGATGTGAAAATGAAGTAGCCTATTTGATCCTTTGTTTCCTCTGTTCTTTTCCAGTCTATTCTCCAGACATGCCTTCCCGGCTGCCTGTCCAGGACATATTTGCGGGGTTGCTGACGAGTGTAGGCACAGCTATTAGATACTGGTTTCACTACACACTAGTGGCTTTTGCTTGGCTGGGAGTGGTTCCTCTCACAGCATGTAAGTACAAACGTCCTAAAACAGACTGGTGGTACATGTTGTTCAGTAGGTTATCCATTGTTAGCCCTTTGTAACTGTTGCCCGACTGTCTTATTCCTGCAGGTCGCATCTACAAGTGTCTGTTTACCGGCTCTGTGAGCTCACTCCTCACCCTGCCATTAGATATGCTTTCTACGTAAGTTtttcctttttcttcttctcccagACCTGTACAAAACTTTACTCTGTAAAATCATGAACAAATGTTGTTTTGTCATTTAGCACATAACATTCGGACTCATCGTTAGACAATTGTCATGTCCCTTCATCCACAGGGAGAACTTGCTGGCGGACTGCTTGCAGGGTTGTTTCGTGGTGACGTGTACACTCTGCGCCTTCATCAGTCTGGTGTGGCTGCGGGAGCAGATTGTTCACGGTGGCGCCCCCCAgtggctggagcagaatcagcAGCAGCCTCAACATGCACCAGCTCCACAACCTAATGAGGTAGCCAAAAATCCCACTGTCAAGTCACTCTTTTTAAAGAtctacttctccttaatgcaaccgctgtgtcagatttaaaaaaagctttacggaaaaagcacaccatgcaataatctgagtacatcGCTCGGAGACCAAAACAAGctatgttgtggagtcaacagacatcagaaatagcattataaatattcacttaccttttatcttcatcagaatgcactcccaggaatctgttccacaataaatgttttttgttcaataaagtccatttatgtccaaataccttctttttgttcgcgcgtttagttcacaaatccaaattcacaaggGGCAGGCACTTAAGTTCAGACgacagttccattacagttcgtggaaacatgtcaaacgatctATAGAataaatctttaggatgtttttatcataaatcttcaataatattccaaccggacaattcctttgtctttagaaaggaAAAGGAACGTAGCTACCTCTCACCGGTGCACGTGAGACTGAGCTCATGGCATTGtgccagaccccttagtcaaacagctcttattctctcccccttcacagtaaaagcctgaaacaaggttctaaagactgttgacatctagtggaatccttaggaagtgcaatcagACCAAATTtccactgtatattggataggcaaagataggtttttgcctgccatatgagttctgttatactcaaagacatcattcaaacagttttagaaacttcagagtattttctatccaaatctactaataatatgcgtatcttagcttctgggcctgagtagcaggtagtttactctgggcaccttattcatccaagctactcaatactgccccccagccataagaagttaacataATTATATAATAATCGTAGCATTAATTTAGTGCAACTTCATAAGTTGAGTGTTTTGAAGCACTCAATACACTCTTTCTTAACCACCTATTCTAATGTTTTGGAGCTACCTGCCCCCACCTTCATGTCCAATGTCCTTTCCCTATCAGCAGGCCCCTGCCCCTGGGCAGGGGGCAGCTGAAAACCAGCCTGCTGCAGCTGAGCTCCCGGCGGACAATGGTCCAGCGGCTGAGGTCCCCGACATCCAGATGGACCCGGCAGAGGATATGGAGCTGGAGgacgaggctggggctgaggatgTAGCGGATGCCAACAATGGAGCACAAGGTACAAACCTCAGAATGGAAAGGTTCTAGCCTGGTCACAGTTATGTTGTGCTTTTGCCAACACCATTGCTCATTGTCAGTGACTAGGAATTGGTTtaatagcacaaacagactggcactcggGCTATAAAGGTCCAAGATGCTAAGCTAATAAAGCCTTATTCAAAGGCTTATTAAGGATGTTGCATTTGCATTTAACAGTATATAACATCATTCTCTATATTTGATCATTTTTCATAGACTTTCATCTGTTGGCGATATCTGTTTGTTTGTCAAAGTATGTTCCACCGTTGGTGTCAGTGAGTGAAGTGATGCTTTTGTCTTTGTAGATGACATGAATTGGAATGCCCTGGAATGGGATCGGGCAGCAGAGGAGCTAACATGGGAGAGAGTGAGTCTGGCTTAGAATTCCCTCAGGCCTATTTGTGTTATACCCATTGGTCATTGTGTCTTTGAAAATTAgagtgaattattattattattattattttttaaatcacagaTGCTCGGTCTTGATGGCTCCTTGGTTTTCCTGGTAAGTAGCTCATTTTTGGAGGGGGAAAAATAGCATTTGAAGTTTTCCCATGTTTGATGAAATAGCACACCCTTTTTAGAAAGCCTTCAGTTTGTGTTCTTCCTTTTTTAGGAGCATGTCTTCTGGGTGGTCTCACTAAACACACTCTTCATTCTGGTGTTCGGTATGTATCATTAAACTAATATTAAGAGAATGTGCAATTGATGAATAAACAATATAAAGATAAATATTCAAACACCTGACTTGTATTGTTAATTATTTTCAGCTTTCTGCCCGTATCATATTGGTCATTTCACAGTTGTGGGACTTGGCTTTGAGAAAAATGTAAGTATCAGCTTAAATTAAAGGTTTAGATTTTCTCTCACACGTGTAACCatatagattttattttaaaTCTATATGAATTGATTTTGTGAAGTTTGTTTTGGAATCTGAATGACTCGTTAAATGGAGCGCAGAACGAAGAAAATCAAATTATTTTGATTGTGTAATTTCCTGTTGCAGGTGCGGGCTTCCCATTTCGAAGGCCTCATCACCACCATCGTGGGCTACATCCTCCTGGCCATGCTATTAATACTGTGCCATGTATCCTCTGGTGTCTTTCACACAAGTGTTCTAGCCTAGTTTCAGTCTGTAATAGACATGTACTACCTGTGTTGTACAGTATGTATTCGTGTGTCTTCCTTAACAAAAATACCAGGGATTGGCAGCGCTGGTGAGATTTCAAAGATCCAGACACCTTTTAGGAGTGTGCTACATTGTTGTCAAGGTATCTAAAACGATGCTAATGATTTCTCCCATGATTGGGAATGCAAAGCTGAACTGGTATATGGCTTTTTTGTTTCTTATGGACTCAGAAGTATATACATATAGAATATTGTGTTTGTCGTCCATATGTTCTGAACTGTTACATAGCAATCGGGATTACATTCCAATCTGCCTTCTATTGCCATAAAATAAATGCCAGTTATTATaactattaatattattattaactAGGTATCCCTGCTGGTAGTCGTGGAGATCGGTGTATTCCCTCTCATCTGTGGCTGGTGGCTCGACATCTGCTCACTGGTAAGCCAACCATGTTCTTCTGCTTCAATGATTCCTACTTTCGAAATAATAATTGATAAATCACTTAGAAACCAAGTTGTTTTCTGTGTTGCAGGAGATGTTTGATGCCTCTCTGAAGGACAGAGAGCTGAGTTTTGACTCTGCTCCCGGCACCACCATGTTCCTCCACTGGCTTGTAGGGATGGTCTACGTCTTCTACTTTGCCTCGTTCATCCTCTTACTGCGAGAGGTGAGATGGTATTCTCTCATACCTTCATAGCTGTCATTTGCCATGATATTTCTGCTGTAGAattattctatatatatatatatatatatatctccccaTGGCTGATCTGTTTCAAATTTTCGATCTAGGTGCTGAGACCCGGTGTTTTATGGTTTCTCAGAAACCTGAACGATCCTGATTTTAATCCTGTTCAAGAAATGATTCACCTGCCAATATACAGACATCTCAGAAGATTCATTTTATCGGTGGTGAGTCGCAGTCGCAACTCATTTTTTTCTTGTTTAATGTTAAACGCCATATCTGTGGGTGTCTGGACAGGACATGTACAGAACCAGTAACACTGGGTTTCTCCTGTCTTTCTCCACAGGTGGTGTTTGGCTCCATAGTTTTGCTAATGTTGTGGCTTCCCATAAGGACAATCAAACTCATCCTTCCAGCCTTCCTCCCATACAATGTTATGCTGTACAGGTACGTCTAGGGGCCTAGAATGACTTGACTTAAGATCCTGGCTCATAGTAATGTAATAAAGCTGTTATGGCCCAAGACTCCCATTTTGCATTTACCGGAGGACAAACCATGGGCTGCATTAATGCATGCCTCTTTAGTAATAACAAAAAGCCTCTTCAGTAACTAACATACCCCTCTAATGTACTGTTGTGAGTGATGGTAATGTTGATTGGATGATGTGTTGACGGTCTCCATCTCCCAGTGATGCTCCAGTCAGTGAGCTGTCTctagagctgctgctgctgcaggtgGTTCTGCCTGCGCTGCTGGAACAGGGTCACACACGCCAGTGGCTCAAAGGCCTGGTCAGAGCCTGGACCGTCACCGCCGGATACCTGCTGTGAGTGTcccacacaaacaacacactgtagactgtgtgtgtgcggtTTATCATTTACATTGGAAATCATTATTCTACTGTGATATTGTTAATGCAGGCTCTCATTGTTCTCCCATAAAACCAAGGTAAAGACCCTGAATTTAGATATTATAGACTGACACACATCCTTTGTCTCATCTCAGAAAGCCCCATGTTAACAGTGCTGTCTGTGCCACAGAGACCTCCACTCGTACCTGTTGGGTGACCAGGAGGAGAATGACGATGATGCAGACCAGCAGGCCAATAACAACCAGCAGAGGAGGAATAACAACAACGCCATCCCTGAGGGACTGCACGCTGCCCACCAGGCTATCCTCCAGCAGGGAGGCCCTGTGGGTGTCCAGCCCTACCACCGGCCCATGAAGTTCACCTTTAGGGTGAGACATGACTATCACTCTCACCTTTTTATCATACAGCGCatttggaatgtattcagacccctctttgttacattactgccttattctaaaattgatttttcctcatcaatctaaacgcaataccccataatgacaaagcgaaaacaggtttttagaaatgtttgcaagtagtttacataagtattcagaacctttgctatgagactcgataattgagctcaggggcatcctgtttccattgatcatcattgagctgtttctacaacttgcaagtccacctgtggtatattcaattgattggacatgatttggaaaggcacacacctgtctgtataaggtcccgcagttgacagtgcatgtcagaatacaaaccaagccaagaggtcgaagggattttccatagagctccaaaacaggattgtgtcggctcagtaaaaggcacatgacggcctacttggagtttgccaaaaggcacctaaaggactctgactatgagaaacaagattctccttctggtctgaggaaaccatgattgaactctttgtcctaaatgccaagcgtcacatctgaaggaaacctgacactatccctactgtgaagcatgttggtggcatcatgctgtggggatgtttttcagcggcagggactgggagactagtcaggatcgagagaaagatgtaCAAAgatattcttgatgaaaacctgcttcagagcactcacgacctcagactgggggcaaaggttcaccttccaacaggacaatgaccctaagcacacagccaagacaactcagcttcgggacaagtctctgaatgtccttgatgggcccagccagagcccggacttgaactcgatcgaacatctctggcgaCACTTGAACATAGCTGCGCAGCAACGCTCCCCACCCAAgcttacagagcttgagaggatctgcagagaagattgggagaaactctccaatacaggtgtcaagcttgtagcgtcatacccaagaaaacttgagGGTGTGATTGCTCGCAAAGGctcttaaacaaagtactgagtgaaggatctgaatacttatataaatgttttggctttgtcatgatagggtagtgtgtagattgacagggggggggggtccattttagaataagactaacgtaacaatgtggaaaaagtcaagtggtctgatgACGATCACTCTCTCCTGCAGCAGTAGACTCTTCACTTGTTTCCTCTAAGCCATCGTTG
This window encodes:
- the LOC139387323 gene encoding E3 ubiquitin-protein ligase MARCHF6-like isoform X2, which produces MDTAEEGDICRVCRSEGTPDKPLYHPCVCTGSIKFIHQECLVQWLKHSRKEYCELCKHRFAFTPIYSPDMPSRLPVQDIFAGLLTSVGTAIRYWFHYTLVAFAWLGVVPLTACRIYKCLFTGSVSSLLTLPLDMLSTENLLADCLQGCFVVTCTLCAFISLVWLREQIVHGGAPQWLEQNQQQPQHAPAPQPNEQAPAPGQGAAENQPAAAELPADNGPAAEVPDIQMDPAEDMELEDEAGAEDVADANNGAQDDMNWNALEWDRAAEELTWERMLGLDGSLVFLEHVFWVVSLNTLFILVFAFCPYHIGHFTVVGLGFEKNVRASHFEGLITTIVGYILLAMLLILCHGLAALVRFQRSRHLLGVCYIVVKVSLLVVVEIGVFPLICGWWLDICSLEMFDASLKDRELSFDSAPGTTMFLHWLVGMVYVFYFASFILLLREVLRPGVLWFLRNLNDPDFNPVQEMIHLPIYRHLRRFILSVVVFGSIVLLMLWLPIRTIKLILPAFLPYNVMLYSDAPVSELSLELLLLQVVLPALLEQGHTRQWLKGLVRAWTVTAGYLLDLHSYLLGDQEENDDDADQQANNNQQRRNNNNAIPEGLHAAHQAILQQGGPVGVQPYHRPMKFTFRIVLLIVFMCVTLLVASLACLTLPVFTGRYLMSFWTGSAKIHELYTAACGLYVCWLSIRVITVLLSWMPQGRRAILLKVQEWTLMILKTVVVAVLLAGAIPLLLGLLFEMVIVAPLRVPLDQTPLFYPWQDWALGVLHAKIIAAITLMGPQWWLKTVIEQVYANGIRNIDLHFIIRKLAAPVICVLLVSLCVPYVISAGIVPIIAQYSPGVTMEMQNLVQRRIYPFLLMVVMLLGILSFQIRQFKRLYEHIKNDKYLVGQRLVNYERKAAGRSSTATHSSSSQE
- the LOC139387323 gene encoding E3 ubiquitin-protein ligase MARCHF6-like isoform X1, with amino-acid sequence MDTAEEGDICRVCRSEGTPDKPLYHPCVCTGSIKFIHQECLVQWLKHSRKEYCELCKHRFAFTPIYSPDMPSRLPVQDIFAGLLTSVGTAIRYWFHYTLVAFAWLGVVPLTACRIYKCLFTGSVSSLLTLPLDMLSTENLLADCLQGCFVVTCTLCAFISLVWLREQIVHGGAPQWLEQNQQQPQHAPAPQPNEQAPAPGQGAAENQPAAAELPADNGPAAEVPDIQMDPAEDMELEDEAGAEDVADANNGAQDDMNWNALEWDRAAEELTWERMLGLDGSLVFLEHVFWVVSLNTLFILVFAFCPYHIGHFTVVGLGFEKNVRASHFEGLITTIVGYILLAMLLILCHGLAALVRFQRSRHLLGVCYIVVKVSLLVVVEIGVFPLICGWWLDICSLEMFDASLKDRELSFDSAPGTTMFLHWLVGMVYVFYFASFILLLREVLRPGVLWFLRNLNDPDFNPVQEMIHLPIYRHLRRFILSVVVFGSIVLLMLWLPIRTIKLILPAFLPYNVMLYSDAPVSELSLELLLLQVVLPALLEQGHTRQWLKGLVRAWTVTAGYLLDLHSYLLGDQEENDDDADQQANNNQQRRNNNNAIPEGLHAAHQAILQQGGPVGVQPYHRPMKFTFRIVLLIVFMCVTLLVASLACLTLPVFTGRYLMSFWTGSAKIHELYTAACGLYVCWLSIRVITVLLSWMPQGRRAILLKVQEWTLMVMLCNTILKTVVVAVLLAGAIPLLLGLLFEMVIVAPLRVPLDQTPLFYPWQDWALGVLHAKIIAAITLMGPQWWLKTVIEQVYANGIRNIDLHFIIRKLAAPVICVLLVSLCVPYVISAGIVPIIAQYSPGVTMEMQNLVQRRIYPFLLMVVMLLGILSFQIRQFKRLYEHIKNDKYLVGQRLVNYERKAAGRSSTATHSSSSQE